A single window of Chloracidobacterium sp. DNA harbors:
- a CDS encoding carboxypeptidase regulatory-like domain-containing protein, with amino-acid sequence MKRFILGFFLVILATSIAMSQTTTGRLSGTVSGPDGVLPGATITATDVATGKSQTTVSNGEGAYSFPQLEFGTYTVKVTSAGFKAYVASSVKIDVGRDYSLSPALEVGAIEETVTVTAGADVITANTAQVSNTISPQQILSLPLLTRSPLSLTTLQAGVASNSAANTTINGMRTTFTNITRDGINIQDTYIRSNATDFAPGRPSVDDTAEFTITTTNSEADQGSGGAQIRLVTPRGTKDFHGALFAYNRNSAFAANSFFNNRSRNADGTSNMTVAKKPSFRNRNQFGGKISGPMPVPGFGEGTPVFFKDRGYFFFAYEGIRDPLSTAASRTILTPGARNGAFSWNRTNGTDISPYCASQTVGSVCTIPNILTFARSFGGNFLTIPAVVDPIIQSRVISLLPASSNFTGGDGLNTAGYRFLRRSDQTRDQYSSRFDVDLSENDSILGVYNYNKESNLRPDADTTAFTVIPQVNQLSVNKQLTLAWRHVFSSNFVNEFRGGIFTSEVPFDKTDATPAYYFALPLVTNPENTFLSQGRNTKAFNFQSNADYIWKSHTIRFGGQAQIFRVNAYNDAAIVPTVSLSNTNTGVALATTNFAGLGGISTGQLGSSNGMLALFGGVFNSVAQSFNIADVSRGFEAGVRQYQPFRNENHAVYLSDRWAVTRNLTLSLGMRYELFPGLRINNGLALEPLIPDAANMNSSLLSLSGTSGVVGTNSGRKNAYYKTDYNNLAPNLGISWSPSYEKGLGKFLFGGAGKSVLRGGYSQIYGNDSIITSINNAAVGNPGLARTAVSLLNLNGRVSTAIPTVAPPTFITPPRTWLQNNAVGVGNFFGTVFAIDPELKSPRVDQYSFGFQREFFGNTAFEARYVGSRSGNLVRGIDINQVDIMNNGFFADFERARANFALTGNAFCAIAGCQALTIFQSGAGSAGRLGVGTGGLALATFNSNLQNGTPADLALSYINNTTNLNNHPSSANPTLVPFVRLLPNPAAGAIDVMLNDANYRYNSLQLEIRRRFTSGLYFQANYTFSKNLTNAVGTSQALFEPYLDNNRKELDNSRADYDQTHVFNFNGVYQMPFGKGKMFINKGGIADKVFGGWEVSGLMQWTSGAPITFVDTRGTYNRSGRSARQTPYSSLTNDEIRALMGTFELNNNIYWINPSIISAQGAASNGFGTSFAGQVFSNVNPGQTGNIGRAIVNGPKYLNVNAALLKNIRFTESIRVQIRAEAFNLLNNVNFVQNTTLPNINSSSFGQITGEYGPRTMQFAARFEF; translated from the coding sequence ATGAAGAGATTCATTCTAGGATTTTTCCTGGTAATTCTCGCAACGTCAATTGCGATGTCGCAAACGACAACAGGACGCCTCTCAGGAACCGTTTCAGGTCCTGACGGAGTTCTGCCGGGAGCCACAATAACGGCGACCGACGTTGCGACTGGAAAAAGCCAGACAACAGTTTCGAACGGTGAGGGAGCATATTCGTTCCCGCAACTCGAATTCGGAACATACACAGTTAAGGTAACTTCAGCGGGGTTTAAGGCCTACGTTGCAAGTTCAGTTAAGATCGACGTCGGCCGCGATTACTCGCTGAGCCCGGCGCTCGAAGTCGGTGCCATCGAAGAGACGGTAACTGTTACCGCCGGCGCCGATGTGATCACGGCAAATACGGCACAGGTCAGCAACACGATCAGTCCGCAGCAGATCCTTTCGCTGCCGCTACTCACGCGTAGCCCGCTGTCGCTTACGACACTGCAGGCCGGTGTTGCCAGTAACTCAGCCGCAAACACAACGATCAACGGAATGCGTACCACGTTCACGAATATTACCCGTGACGGTATCAATATTCAGGATACGTACATTCGTTCGAACGCAACGGACTTTGCCCCTGGCCGTCCGTCGGTGGATGACACCGCTGAGTTTACGATCACAACCACAAACTCTGAGGCAGATCAGGGCTCAGGTGGTGCTCAGATCCGTCTCGTGACACCGCGCGGCACCAAGGATTTCCACGGTGCATTATTTGCGTACAATCGAAATTCGGCATTTGCCGCAAACAGCTTTTTTAACAACCGCAGCCGCAATGCTGACGGGACGTCAAATATGACTGTCGCGAAAAAGCCTTCATTTCGAAACCGTAACCAGTTTGGCGGCAAGATCAGCGGACCGATGCCGGTTCCCGGATTTGGCGAAGGAACTCCGGTTTTCTTCAAGGATCGCGGATATTTCTTTTTTGCTTATGAGGGTATTCGTGATCCGCTTAGCACTGCTGCTTCCAGAACGATCCTGACACCGGGTGCCCGTAATGGAGCATTCAGCTGGAATCGTACAAATGGCACGGATATTTCGCCCTATTGTGCATCGCAGACGGTCGGTAGTGTCTGCACGATCCCGAACATTTTAACGTTCGCGCGTTCGTTCGGCGGTAACTTCCTGACGATCCCCGCGGTGGTTGATCCGATCATCCAGTCACGCGTCATCAGCCTTTTGCCGGCATCTAGTAACTTTACCGGCGGCGACGGCCTAAATACTGCCGGATACCGTTTCCTCCGACGTTCGGACCAGACGCGTGACCAGTACTCGTCGCGTTTCGACGTGGACCTTTCGGAAAACGATTCGATCCTCGGTGTTTACAACTACAATAAGGAATCGAACCTCCGTCCGGATGCTGATACAACGGCATTCACGGTGATTCCGCAGGTAAACCAGTTGTCGGTCAACAAGCAGTTGACCCTGGCGTGGAGACACGTATTCAGCTCGAATTTTGTCAACGAATTTCGCGGCGGTATATTTACCAGCGAAGTCCCGTTCGACAAGACCGACGCCACACCGGCGTATTACTTTGCGCTGCCTCTGGTGACCAATCCTGAAAATACGTTCCTTTCACAGGGCCGTAACACTAAGGCATTTAACTTCCAGAGCAATGCGGACTACATCTGGAAAAGCCACACGATCCGCTTTGGCGGACAGGCTCAGATCTTCCGCGTAAATGCGTACAATGATGCTGCGATCGTTCCGACGGTCAGCTTAAGCAACACGAATACGGGAGTCGCTCTGGCAACCACCAACTTCGCCGGACTTGGCGGTATCAGTACCGGACAACTTGGTTCGTCCAACGGAATGCTGGCCCTCTTTGGCGGCGTGTTTAACTCAGTCGCACAATCATTTAACATTGCGGATGTCAGCCGCGGATTCGAGGCTGGCGTTCGTCAATACCAACCGTTCCGTAATGAGAATCACGCAGTGTATCTCTCGGATCGCTGGGCAGTGACCCGCAACCTTACGCTCTCGTTGGGTATGCGTTACGAGTTGTTCCCGGGCCTTCGCATTAACAACGGACTCGCACTCGAGCCGCTCATCCCGGACGCGGCAAATATGAACTCTTCGCTGTTGAGCCTGAGCGGCACATCCGGTGTCGTTGGTACAAACTCAGGACGCAAGAATGCGTACTACAAGACCGACTACAATAACTTAGCCCCGAATCTAGGTATTTCGTGGTCGCCGAGTTATGAAAAGGGCTTAGGTAAGTTCCTGTTTGGCGGAGCCGGCAAATCGGTACTCCGTGGTGGTTATAGCCAGATCTATGGTAATGACTCGATCATCACCTCGATCAACAACGCCGCTGTCGGTAATCCGGGCTTGGCTCGTACCGCAGTTTCGCTGCTGAACCTCAACGGACGTGTGTCGACGGCGATCCCGACGGTTGCTCCGCCGACGTTCATTACCCCCCCGCGAACCTGGTTGCAGAACAATGCAGTCGGTGTCGGCAACTTCTTCGGTACGGTCTTCGCGATCGATCCGGAATTGAAGTCGCCGCGCGTGGATCAGTACAGCTTTGGTTTCCAGCGTGAATTCTTTGGCAACACTGCCTTTGAGGCTCGTTACGTTGGTAGCCGCAGCGGCAACCTTGTTCGAGGTATCGATATCAATCAAGTCGATATTATGAACAACGGTTTCTTTGCTGATTTTGAACGAGCTCGTGCCAACTTTGCACTGACAGGAAATGCTTTCTGCGCAATTGCAGGTTGCCAGGCTCTGACTATCTTCCAGTCGGGTGCCGGTAGTGCCGGACGACTGGGCGTTGGAACGGGCGGCCTTGCTTTGGCCACCTTTAACTCCAACCTTCAGAACGGAACACCAGCTGATCTGGCATTGTCGTACATTAACAATACGACTAACTTGAACAACCACCCGTCGTCGGCAAATCCGACCTTGGTGCCGTTTGTCAGGCTCCTGCCGAATCCGGCTGCCGGTGCTATCGATGTGATGCTTAACGATGCGAACTATCGTTACAACTCGCTTCAGCTCGAGATCCGCCGCCGTTTTACGAGCGGTCTTTACTTCCAGGCTAATTACACGTTCTCAAAGAACTTGACGAATGCCGTCGGCACGTCGCAGGCTCTGTTTGAACCGTATCTGGATAACAATCGTAAGGAACTCGACAATAGCCGTGCTGATTATGATCAAACTCACGTTTTCAACTTTAATGGTGTTTACCAGATGCCGTTCGGCAAGGGTAAAATGTTCATCAATAAGGGTGGAATCGCTGACAAGGTCTTCGGCGGTTGGGAAGTGTCAGGCTTGATGCAGTGGACCTCGGGTGCTCCGATCACTTTCGTTGATACCCGCGGAACGTATAACCGCAGTGGACGTTCGGCTCGTCAGACACCGTACTCGTCGTTGACCAACGATGAGATCCGTGCGTTGATGGGTACGTTCGAACTGAACAATAACATCTACTGGATCAATCCTTCGATCATCAGTGCACAGGGTGCAGCCTCAAACGGCTTTGGAACTTCGTTTGCAGGACAAGTGTTCTCCAATGTTAATCCGGGTCAGACCGGCAATATTGGCCGAGCAATTGTAAATGGTCCGAAGTACCTTAACGTCAATGCCGCATTGTTGAAGAACATCCGATTCACCGAATCGATCCGTGTTCAGATCCGTGCCGAGGCATTCAACTTGCTGAACAACGTGAACTTTGTTCAAAATACGACGCTGCCGAATATCAACAGCTCGTCCTTTGGACAGATCACGGGTGAGTACGGTCCGCGTACGATGCAGTTTGCAGCACGCTTTGAATTCTAA
- a CDS encoding sigma-54-dependent Fis family transcriptional regulator: protein MGKKGSILVCDDEEIMRDVLETILSGAGYKVDLAKTGEQAIELYEHRPYDLVLMDVSMPGMGGLTALEHLVRIDSEAAVLMVTAYATFDTAISAWEKGAAGVIRKPFQNEQILALIAKGIRGRRNEEERKSLRQAMSRSVKREGFIGRSDVMEVVFRLVDRVAPARSTVLITGESGTGKELVAKAIHEASPRADEPFVAVNCSNIPSELLESELFGHTRGAFTGAVAAKKGLFEVADGGSIFLDEIGDLRPELQVKLLRVIQEREFTPLGDTAPLKVDVRIIAATNIDLKEAVKNGTFREDLYYRLSVVPIELPALRDRREDILPLAQHFIRKYSEENARQISEQLSPEVLSLLENYYYPGNVRELENIIERAVVIAQTDDVTVDCLRPEVSDPARALDMIKRTEGSSGEIDIARGVNFYDEIKKFEIDLIRRALDQTGGHQSRAARLLGLNATTLNSKIKTHHIPTRT, encoded by the coding sequence ATGGGTAAGAAAGGTTCGATACTCGTTTGTGACGACGAAGAAATAATGCGTGATGTACTTGAGACGATCCTCTCGGGTGCAGGCTATAAGGTCGATCTTGCCAAAACCGGCGAACAGGCGATCGAGTTGTACGAACACCGTCCGTACGATCTGGTTTTGATGGACGTTTCGATGCCGGGGATGGGTGGGCTGACGGCCCTCGAACATCTGGTGCGGATCGACAGTGAGGCCGCTGTCCTTATGGTTACTGCCTACGCGACGTTCGATACGGCGATCTCCGCCTGGGAGAAGGGTGCGGCGGGCGTGATCCGGAAGCCGTTTCAAAACGAACAGATACTTGCCTTGATCGCGAAAGGGATCCGGGGCCGCCGAAACGAAGAGGAGCGTAAATCGCTGCGTCAGGCAATGTCGCGGTCAGTCAAGCGCGAGGGGTTTATTGGTCGCTCGGATGTGATGGAGGTCGTGTTCCGCCTTGTGGATCGGGTCGCACCGGCTCGTTCTACGGTCCTTATAACTGGCGAGAGCGGAACCGGAAAAGAACTTGTCGCGAAGGCGATACACGAAGCCAGCCCGCGCGCCGATGAACCATTTGTCGCCGTCAATTGCTCCAATATTCCCTCAGAACTGCTCGAATCGGAGCTTTTTGGGCATACTCGCGGAGCCTTTACCGGTGCGGTGGCGGCCAAAAAAGGTCTTTTTGAGGTCGCAGACGGCGGATCGATCTTTCTGGACGAGATCGGCGATCTGCGCCCGGAACTACAGGTCAAACTTCTGCGTGTCATACAGGAACGTGAATTTACGCCACTTGGCGACACGGCACCCTTAAAGGTCGACGTCCGGATAATCGCCGCAACCAATATAGATCTAAAGGAAGCAGTCAAGAACGGAACATTTCGCGAGGACCTCTACTACCGATTATCGGTCGTTCCTATCGAACTGCCGGCGTTGCGGGACCGCCGCGAAGACATTTTGCCTCTCGCTCAGCATTTTATTCGGAAATATTCGGAGGAAAATGCCCGCCAAATATCCGAGCAACTTTCGCCTGAGGTACTCTCTCTGTTAGAGAATTATTACTATCCGGGCAACGTGCGCGAACTCGAGAATATTATTGAACGGGCCGTGGTAATTGCACAAACCGATGACGTGACGGTCGATTGCCTCCGTCCGGAGGTTAGCGACCCGGCACGTGCTCTGGATATGATCAAGCGGACAGAGGGGAGTTCCGGCGAGATAGATATCGCCCGCGGAGTCAACTTTTATGATGAGATCAAAAAGTTTGAGATCGACCTCATCAGACGTGCACTTGACCAGACCGGCGGACACCAGTCGCGGGCCGCTCGACTTCTGGGGTTGAATGCAACGACACTTAATTCTAAGATCAAGACCCACCATATTCCGACCAGGACATAG
- a CDS encoding methyltransferase domain-containing protein has translation MKPIDDKFAAYYDRLIRPFERLYLANARRETIAELPQNGTLLEVGAGTGANFEHYPPCELAIASELSSGMLHYAREKTATILLTQADAQRLPFPPNQFDAAFATLVFCSIPDPVMAFRELIRVVKPGGRVVLFEHVRPPGILGNAFDLFTRLTVKMIDDNFNRRTAETAEMSGLKIVEVRSKALGIFNLIVSQVEK, from the coding sequence ATGAAGCCCATCGACGACAAGTTTGCGGCCTATTACGATCGCCTAATTAGGCCGTTCGAAAGGCTCTACCTGGCCAACGCCCGTCGGGAAACTATCGCGGAACTTCCGCAAAACGGTACATTGCTCGAAGTCGGCGCGGGCACGGGAGCCAACTTTGAGCATTATCCACCGTGCGAACTGGCGATCGCCAGCGAACTTTCGTCCGGGATGCTCCATTACGCACGAGAAAAGACAGCGACCATACTGCTTACCCAGGCCGACGCCCAACGTCTGCCGTTTCCGCCAAATCAGTTCGATGCCGCGTTCGCAACCTTGGTTTTCTGTTCGATCCCCGATCCGGTGATGGCGTTTCGCGAACTGATACGGGTCGTTAAGCCGGGCGGCCGTGTCGTATTGTTCGAACACGTGCGTCCACCGGGTATACTTGGTAATGCCTTTGACCTTTTTACACGCTTGACCGTTAAGATGATCGACGATAATTTCAATCGGCGGACTGCAGAGACGGCCGAGATGTCCGGCCTAAAAATTGTCGAGGTTAGATCTAAGGCGTTAGGAATCTTTAACCTGATCGTTTCGCAGGTCGAAAAGTGA
- the sppA gene encoding signal peptide peptidase SppA, with amino-acid sequence MATSKTAKFLLIGGGLLFVVLIIGIIAIALFADTMGRPSVPDNSVLVLSVSGALPDYVPEDQLTKALGIGQQQSFTSLMTQIRKAKVDNRIGGVLLDINFPGIGWGKADELRDAITDLRGSGKPVYAYLEIGTNREYYIATAAEKIFVAPPGDLYINGFAAEAMFYKGSLDKLGVEADVIQIGPKYKNAPDAYTRKEMSDGQREVINALLDEYFTRFTTAIAETRKKSVDDVKALVDNAPYTATQAKTQGLIDDAIYREQVDEQFKTRLGYKSDDKLRTIRGSQYRDIPSDSLGLNKGERVAVIYASGAINVGRSSSGPINGEMVGSDTIVTAVNDAANDKSIKAIVLRVDSPGGSALASDLMWYALENAKAKKPVVVSMGDVAASGGYYIACNANKIVAQPSTVTGSIGVFMGKPVVKGLYDWLGVTNEYVMRGKNAGLFRETEKWTPEERAKMVDQTNSIYFDNFIPKVAKGRNKTVEDANTLGQGRVWTGTQAKQSGLIDEFGGLEKAIEIAKQLANLPADKDVKRVIFPEPRPFLETLFGGDASAQTREEQTRAAILEALPADVRRSFRYASLFDRMQKGEAMLLMPFELEIK; translated from the coding sequence ATGGCAACGTCAAAAACTGCAAAATTTCTCCTGATCGGCGGCGGACTTTTATTTGTCGTCCTGATCATCGGCATTATTGCGATCGCCCTGTTCGCTGACACAATGGGGCGCCCGTCGGTACCGGATAACAGCGTACTGGTACTCAGCGTCTCGGGCGCATTGCCGGACTACGTTCCTGAAGACCAGTTGACCAAGGCCCTCGGCATCGGTCAACAGCAGTCATTTACTAGCCTTATGACCCAGATCCGCAAGGCAAAGGTCGACAATCGTATCGGCGGAGTGCTTTTAGATATCAATTTTCCCGGCATCGGCTGGGGCAAGGCCGATGAGCTCAGAGATGCGATAACGGACCTTAGGGGATCCGGTAAGCCTGTTTACGCCTATTTGGAGATCGGGACCAACCGCGAATACTACATTGCCACGGCCGCGGAAAAGATATTTGTCGCACCGCCCGGGGATCTATACATTAATGGGTTTGCCGCCGAAGCGATGTTTTACAAGGGGTCATTGGACAAGCTCGGTGTCGAGGCGGACGTAATACAGATCGGGCCCAAATATAAAAATGCGCCCGACGCATATACGCGAAAGGAGATGTCCGATGGCCAACGCGAAGTCATAAACGCCCTTCTCGATGAGTACTTTACGCGATTTACTACGGCTATTGCCGAAACCAGGAAAAAGTCCGTCGATGATGTGAAAGCCTTGGTCGACAATGCCCCGTACACCGCAACGCAGGCAAAAACTCAGGGCTTGATCGACGACGCAATATACCGTGAGCAAGTGGACGAACAGTTTAAGACACGTCTAGGCTACAAATCCGACGATAAATTACGAACTATCCGCGGCAGCCAATACCGTGACATCCCGTCTGACTCGCTCGGTCTGAATAAGGGCGAGCGTGTAGCGGTGATATACGCGTCCGGTGCGATCAACGTCGGGCGTTCGAGCAGTGGCCCGATCAATGGCGAGATGGTCGGATCCGACACTATCGTCACCGCGGTCAATGACGCGGCCAATGACAAATCTATCAAGGCGATCGTACTTCGCGTGGATTCGCCCGGCGGATCCGCACTGGCGTCCGACCTAATGTGGTACGCACTCGAAAACGCTAAAGCCAAAAAGCCGGTAGTTGTATCGATGGGCGATGTCGCCGCCTCCGGCGGATATTATATCGCCTGCAATGCCAACAAGATCGTGGCTCAGCCTTCGACAGTGACGGGGTCGATCGGCGTATTTATGGGCAAGCCGGTGGTTAAGGGACTTTACGATTGGCTTGGCGTCACCAACGAATATGTTATGCGCGGTAAAAACGCAGGACTATTCCGCGAGACCGAAAAATGGACGCCCGAGGAGAGAGCTAAGATGGTCGATCAAACCAATAGCATCTACTTCGACAACTTTATTCCCAAAGTTGCAAAGGGCCGGAACAAAACGGTCGAGGATGCCAATACACTCGGCCAGGGACGCGTTTGGACTGGAACTCAGGCTAAACAGAGCGGTCTGATCGATGAATTTGGCGGACTTGAAAAGGCGATCGAGATCGCGAAACAACTTGCAAACCTACCGGCGGACAAGGATGTAAAACGAGTCATCTTTCCCGAACCCAGGCCTTTCCTTGAAACGCTCTTTGGCGGCGATGCGTCTGCCCAAACGCGTGAAGAGCAGACTCGAGCGGCCATACTGGAGGCTTTGCCCGCAGATGTCAGGCGATCATTCCGCTACGCCTCGCTCTTTGACCGGATGCAAAAGGGCGAAGCAATGCTGTTGATGCCCTTTGAACTCGAGATCAAGTAG
- the larB gene encoding nickel pincer cofactor biosynthesis protein LarB, which yields MNIQDIKKVLDAFAANELTNDAAAERLKGLAYEDVGYAKIDHNRASRQGFPEVIFGQGKTNEQIVGIFEKLIERSPNVLITRTNASVFGDVRNVAADAEWHAAAGIIRVLRDDTERGIGEIAIVTAGTSDIPVAEEAALTAEAMGNRVVRIWDAGVAGIHRIISQREVLQNARVVIVAAGMEGALPSVVGGLVSVPVIGVPTSVGYGASFGGIAALLGMLNSCSSNVTVVNIDNGFGAGFTASLINRKA from the coding sequence ATGAATATACAAGATATAAAAAAGGTTCTCGATGCGTTTGCGGCAAATGAACTCACAAACGATGCGGCGGCCGAACGATTGAAAGGGCTCGCATACGAAGATGTCGGCTATGCAAAGATCGATCATAACAGAGCATCGCGGCAGGGTTTTCCCGAGGTGATATTTGGTCAGGGCAAGACCAACGAGCAGATCGTCGGCATCTTCGAAAAGCTGATCGAACGCTCGCCGAATGTGCTGATCACACGGACAAATGCTTCGGTTTTTGGTGACGTTCGGAACGTTGCAGCAGACGCTGAATGGCACGCCGCGGCTGGCATCATTAGGGTTTTGCGTGACGACACGGAGCGCGGCATCGGCGAGATCGCCATCGTCACCGCGGGAACAAGCGATATCCCTGTGGCCGAGGAGGCCGCGTTGACGGCCGAGGCGATGGGCAATCGGGTCGTTCGCATCTGGGATGCGGGCGTCGCCGGAATTCATCGTATCATCTCACAGCGTGAGGTACTGCAAAATGCCAGAGTCGTGATCGTCGCTGCCGGGATGGAGGGAGCTTTGCCATCGGTCGTCGGCGGGTTGGTAAGTGTACCGGTGATCGGGGTGCCGACGAGCGTCGGATACGGAGCATCATTTGGCGGAATAGCCGCGCTGTTGGGAATGCTCAATTCGTGCTCATCAAATGTAACGGTCGTAAATATCGATAACGGATTCGGGGCGGGATTTACTGCTTCGCTGATAAATCGAAAAGCATAG
- a CDS encoding UbiX family flavin prenyltransferase, translating to MELTVAITGASGTIYAKRTLQLLAESGVVETVNLIMSGTAATVAQVELGVNLRDPNTSKINSWLGLGSNSKLIRYWRLDNFAAKPSSGSNKQAGMIIVPCSMGTLGAIASGAGTNLIHRAADVCLKEGRKLIVVPRETPFNEIHLENMLRLSRAGARIMPASPGFYHRPRSIDDLVEHLCYRILDQFDIPHSKKNEWTGEEVSE from the coding sequence ATGGAACTCACCGTCGCGATCACAGGTGCATCCGGCACTATCTACGCCAAGAGAACGCTACAGTTACTCGCCGAAAGCGGCGTTGTCGAGACGGTTAATCTCATAATGTCCGGCACTGCGGCCACTGTCGCCCAGGTTGAGTTGGGCGTGAATCTACGCGATCCCAACACGTCAAAGATCAATTCGTGGCTAGGACTCGGTAGCAATTCGAAATTGATACGCTACTGGCGGCTCGATAATTTTGCGGCGAAGCCCTCGTCGGGCTCTAACAAGCAGGCGGGGATGATCATCGTCCCGTGCTCAATGGGTACTCTTGGTGCAATTGCTTCAGGTGCGGGAACCAATTTGATACACAGAGCGGCAGATGTTTGCCTCAAGGAAGGCCGGAAACTGATCGTAGTGCCGCGGGAAACGCCCTTTAACGAAATTCACTTGGAAAATATGTTGCGGCTTTCGAGAGCGGGAGCCCGTATTATGCCCGCCAGTCCCGGCTTTTATCACCGCCCCAGATCCATCGACGACCTGGTCGAGCATCTCTGTTATCGGATTCTCGATCAGTTCGATATTCCTCATTCGAAAAAGAACGAATGGACAGGTGAAGAGGTAAGTGAATGA
- a CDS encoding class I SAM-dependent methyltransferase, whose translation MTDTIERFSNRVENYIKYRPGYPPSVVAFLTEKYGLAASHVVVDIGCGTGISSVQFLANGNRVIGVEPNSVMRSAAIQLNAGYPLFTCLDGTSGDTTLPDASADLIVAAQAFHWFEPDAAREEFKRILKRNGHVVLIWNERQLDTTPFLIEYEALLLRYATDYGRVRHDHLDTAKLTGFFGKSFDSATFPNLQIFDFDGLKGRMLSSSYMPSEPSPIFTHMIEDLRSLFAKHAENGRIEVLYDTNVFIS comes from the coding sequence ATGACAGATACCATCGAGCGATTTTCGAACCGCGTCGAAAACTACATAAAATACCGACCCGGTTATCCGCCGTCGGTAGTTGCGTTTTTGACAGAAAAGTATGGACTGGCCGCGTCTCACGTCGTCGTTGATATTGGGTGCGGCACCGGCATTTCGTCTGTACAATTTTTAGCCAATGGTAATCGTGTGATAGGTGTCGAACCGAACTCGGTGATGCGTTCGGCGGCAATTCAGCTTAATGCGGGGTACCCGCTCTTCACTTGCCTCGACGGGACGTCAGGTGACACGACGCTGCCTGACGCGTCCGCGGATCTGATTGTTGCCGCCCAGGCATTTCACTGGTTCGAACCGGATGCTGCCCGAGAGGAATTTAAGAGAATCCTCAAGCGGAACGGGCACGTGGTTTTGATCTGGAATGAACGCCAACTTGATACAACCCCATTTCTAATAGAGTACGAGGCCCTGCTATTGAGGTACGCGACTGATTATGGCCGTGTTCGCCACGACCATTTGGATACGGCAAAATTGACTGGCTTTTTTGGCAAGAGCTTTGATTCGGCAACATTCCCAAACTTGCAGATCTTCGATTTTGACGGACTCAAGGGCCGAATGCTGTCGTCGTCATATATGCCATCTGAGCCATCTCCGATTTTTACGCATATGATCGAAGATCTCAGGTCACTATTTGCCAAACACGCCGAAAACGGTAGAATTGAAGTTTTGTATGACACAAATGTGTTCATATCCTGA
- a CDS encoding ABC transporter substrate-binding protein: protein MTVTSDATPELRTITVAHSPDSDDAFMFYGLATNKLETEGLKFEHTLRDIQRLNEDAKNGVFDVTAISFHAYAYVSDKYALLPHGASIGDKYGPILVAKEPRSADDISKMKIAVPGELTSAFLALRIYNPDFEYIVVPFDEIIEAVQKGDADAGLLIHEGQLFYHQKGLYKVLDLGEWWYEKTGLPLPMGGNVIRRDLGEDLMKQVSKYLHQSIVYSMENREDALAYAMQFARDMQPELADRFVAMWVNDLTLDYGDRGREAVKLLLKMGYEKGIIPHLVDVEFVS from the coding sequence ATGACAGTTACATCCGACGCCACTCCCGAACTTCGTACGATCACGGTCGCCCATTCGCCTGACTCTGATGATGCATTTATGTTTTACGGGCTCGCGACCAACAAACTCGAGACCGAAGGGCTTAAGTTCGAACACACACTCAGGGACATCCAGAGGCTTAACGAAGACGCCAAGAATGGCGTGTTTGACGTGACGGCCATCTCCTTTCACGCGTATGCGTACGTATCCGACAAATACGCTCTGCTACCGCACGGAGCGAGTATCGGGGACAAATATGGGCCGATCCTGGTTGCCAAAGAGCCTCGCAGTGCTGACGATATCAGCAAAATGAAGATCGCCGTCCCAGGTGAACTGACGAGTGCATTTTTGGCCTTGCGCATCTACAATCCTGACTTTGAATATATCGTTGTTCCCTTTGACGAGATCATCGAAGCTGTCCAAAAAGGTGACGCTGATGCGGGTCTGCTTATTCACGAAGGCCAGCTATTCTATCACCAAAAGGGACTTTACAAGGTGCTCGACCTTGGCGAATGGTGGTATGAAAAGACCGGATTGCCCTTGCCGATGGGCGGCAATGTCATTCGCCGTGACCTCGGCGAGGACCTTATGAAACAGGTCTCTAAATATCTTCATCAGAGCATTGTCTATTCGATGGAGAACCGCGAAGATGCTCTCGCTTACGCAATGCAGTTTGCCCGCGATATGCAGCCCGAACTCGCCGACCGGTTTGTGGCAATGTGGGTCAATGACCTAACGCTGGACTATGGTGACCGTGGCCGCGAAGCCGTAAAGCTTCTTCTCAAAATGGGTTATGAAAAAGGCATTATCCCGCATCTGGTCGATGTGGAATTTGTAAGTTAG